The Streptomyces sp. NBC_00569 genomic sequence AGGTCACCCGCGGCGGTGCCGAGGCGAGAATCGCCGTCGTGCACCACTGGAGCTGCACGCACGGTCGTCAGTGTGCGGAGGGGGTGTAACGGCGGCGTACTGCGCGCAGTTTGCGCAGCTCGCCCTCGAAGGTGATCGCGTCCACGGCACCGAACCACGGCACCGGAAGCCGGACGGCCTCGCCACTGCGCAGGGTGGCCTCGACACGGACGTTCGGGGTCTTCTGGCGCTTGTCGTTGGGCATCACCTGTATTTCCTGCAGGCGTACGATCTCGTCCCACTCCAGCCTGTGCCAGCGCAGCACGGTGCGGTAGCGCAGCCCGTCCGGACCCGCCTCCACGCGGCGCAAGAGGAACCCGAAGGCCGAGAAGAGGGCCCCCGCGCCGACGCACGCGGAGGCGGCCGCCCATTGGTTGGCGTCCGGTCCCCCCAGAGCGGCCGCGCCCCCCATTGCGATGGCGGCCAGCGCAGCCACTGCGGTCCACCACCGTGCGGACGTCCCTCCGTAGCGGAGAGTCAACTCATCATCTGTTGCCACCTGCGTGATCCTGCCACCGGCCTGCTGCCGTGCGTAGCTCCCCGCAGGACGTAGTTTGATGATCACGCTCACACCCCGTGCGTTGCTGCTCAGATCTGAGCGGCAACAGCAGCGAGGGGTGGCCCCGGTCTTAAGACTGCTCAGACTTCCCCGGCCACCCACAGATCACGGCGCCCCTGCCGACCCACTGCCGCGCCTCGAGCACGAGAACCGTGGCGCTGGTCCGACGGCTGCGGCGCTCAACAGGTGTGACACAGCACGATAGTTGGCCCGCCGTGCAGTCCAGTTGACCCCTCAAAGGGCGCTGCTCGGCGCACAGCCCCTTTGAGCTGCGAGAACGTGGCGCAGTCGGCGTGAGTGAGGCCCGGGAGACCGATCTGCGGGAGCTGCCGGGCGAGGAGACCGAGGAGGCGCGCCCGCTGGACCGCCCACCTGGCCGCGCACTCGAAGCTGGTTCAGCGCCCGCCCGATCATCACAGTCGAGGACGGCACGGCCGTGGTCGCCCGTTTCGATGAGGCCGTCCGCGACGCCCGGTCGCGCAAGGCCTGACTACCAGGGCGCCATCCTCACCGGGCGCGGCCAGCTAGGTCCAGGCGTCCAGCCGCCGGGCGATCTGGTCGGCCGCGGCCAGCGGGAACGCGTGGTGTGAGACCCCCGGCAGGACCTCGGTCCGCGCTCCCGGGAGCACCTCGGCGACGGCCCGGGAGACGCGGCCGGGGTCGTGGCAGCGGGCGCGCCCTGCCAGCAGCACGCGCACCGGCAGCTCCCGCAGTGGGGCCGGGTCCGGCCGCGGCCCGGTGACCGGGCGGACGGCCGGGAAGCCGGCGCTCTCCTCCTGGAGCCGCAGCCAGGCCGTGTCGAGGGCCACTCCCCCGCTCTCCCAGGCGAGGAAGGAGCGGATCCGTCCCGGGGTGGGCCGCGCCAGCATCGGCAGTGCGCGCAGGACGTAGCCGGGGCTGAGGCCGGTGAAGACCTGGGTCGGGTCGAGCAGGACAAGGCCGGCGACGCGCTCCGCCCGCTGGGCCGCGTAGTGGGCGGTGATCCAGGCCCCGTAGGAGTGCCCGCCGAGCAGCACCGGACCCGCGTCGGGGCCCGCGGAACCGATCCCGTCGAGGACCGCGTCCAGCCAGCCGGCGAGGTCGTCGACGGAGCCGGCCGGACGCCCGGGTTGAGGCACGCTGAACCCCGGATCCCCCATCAGATCGACGCCGTGCACCCGGTAACGGCGGGCGAGCCCGGCCGCGGCGCAGGCGCCCCACACCGTGGAGGTGGCCCCGCCGCCCGGAAGCAGGACGAGCGGCGGCGCCGTGGCCGGGCCGCAGCTGTTGACCCGGGTGACCCCGTAGGGCGTCGGCAGGTCGGCGCGGTCGACCGGTCCGGGCCACCGGCTGAGGACCTCGTCGTAGGCGGTGCGGAAGGAACCGGGCACGATCACGGACATGTTGACCCCATTATCTCGCCTGGCGATAATCTCGCTCAGCGAGAGATCGTAGGCGGAGGCGATGTGGACGACAACCAGGACGACGGCCATGGCAGGGCCGACCGGAGCGGCCGCGGGCCGCACGAGCCGGACAGCCTGCGGCTGGTGCACCTGTTGCGCGCCGTGACCGTCGAGTTCGGCCTGCGCCAGGCCGAGTTCGCCGCCCGCAACGCCATGCACAGCACCGACGTACGGGCGTTGATCTGCCTCCTCGACGCCGTCCGGGCCGGCGAGCCGGCCACCGCCGGCCTGCTCGGCGCCCGCCTCGGCCTCAACTCGGCCGGCACCACCGCCGTGATCGACCGGCTGGAGCGGCTCGGACACGTGGCCCGGGTCCGCGACGACCGCGACCGGCGCCGTGTCCTGCTGCGCGTCGAGCCGGAGGCGATCCGTCTGGGCCAGGAGTTCTTCGGCCCCGTCATCGACGGGCTGCTGGGCGTGCTGGACTCCTTCGACCCCGCCGAACGGGAGACCGTGCGGCGCTTCCTGACGGCTGCCCACGCCGTCCTCAGTCCGGAGCAGGACCGATGACCGCTCCCTAGTGCTCTGACCGGGAAGGTTCGCCGGGTTGCTGGGAGGGTGGATGACGTACGACGACTTCCGACGGAGATCCGACTTATAGGATCTTGAGCCCAGGCATGGATGTCGGAGGGCAACGATGGAAGAACCGCGGATACGCCTCGGCAACGATGACGTGTGGCTGGAACTGGCTCGGACCCGTGCAGACAGCTGGCAGATCACGGCAGATTGGTCCTCCTGGCTGACAGCTGACTTCACCGCGGATCTCAGCGCTGCGGAGGTCGTGGACTTCGCGGCCCGCATGGTCTCTCACCTGCGCTCGTCGGCGGGTGGACGCTTTTCGGCGGCGGTGACTCCCGGTCGGAACAATCCGCTGACGTTGAAGGCGGAGCCCGTCGGGGACGGTTTCGCCTTTTTCGTGCGCCTGACTCCCAATGGCGACGACGACGTGTGTCATTTGCAGATGGAGATCGATCCGATCGCCACGTTGGAACTTCGCGAGACGTTCAGTGCGCTGCACGGGGCGCTGGTGGTCTGACCCCCGAGGCCTCTTGGTCAGGCTGCCGTCGTGAGTGGGCGTCCGCCCCAGCGGATGCCCTTCTCGCTTCGGATGCGGGCGCGTTCCTTGCGTTCGGCGGCAAGGACGTCGTGGTGGCGGGCGTTCGCGTTGCGCCAGCGCAGGTAGGCGTGCAGGGCTCGGGTCTGCACGGGGTGGTTGGGATAGTTCGAGTTGGCGATGGTGAACTGTCTCAACGGTCCGAAGTGCGCCTCGATCGGGTTTGCCCACGAGGCGTAGGTCGGGGTGAAGCACAACTCGACCTTGTGCTTCTTCGCCCAGCGCCGGATGTCGGCGCCCTTGTGGGCGGACAAGTTGTCCATGATCAGGTAGATCGGGGCGCCGTCGGGCCGGGCGGCGCGGATCGACTTCAGCGCGGCCAGCGTGTTCGCGGCACCTTTCCTGCGGCGGTTGACGCCCCACAGGCGGTCGTCACCGACCGAGTAGCAGCCGTGGAAGTACCGGACTCCGTGAGTGCGGTGGTAGGTGGCCGGCACCCGGTCGGGACGTTTCCGTTCGGCCCAACCCGAGCCTGCGGTGGGCCGGATTCCGAGTGGTCCGAACTCATCGAAGGCGAACACTCGGTCGGGGAAACGGTCCAGGACCTCCTCGATCCGGTCCAGCTTCGCTTCACGGTCCGGGTCGGGGGATTCCTTCCCCGTCTTGGTGCGCTGGAAGGTGACACCGCGGCGGGCGAGCAGGCTGCGTAACGCCTCTCGGCCGATGCGGATCATCCGACCGTGCTTTTTCCGCAGGTAGGCGACGAGTTTGCGCAGTGACCACCGGGTGAACGGCTGGCCGAGCTTGGCGGGGCGGGTGGTGGCCGTCTGCACGACGAAGTCCTCGTCGTCAGAGCTGAGTAGGCGGGGACGGCCTCCCGCCCACCGAGGGTCCAGACAGGCCAGGCCGATCTCGTTGAACCGGTGGATCACATCGCGCACGGTGTCCTCGTCGGCCTGCACCAACTGGGCAATCACTGGCACCCGGTTGCCGCCGGCAGAGGCCAGCAGCATCATCGCCCGCCGGTAGCGCACCGAACTCGTGCTGCCCCGGCGCACGATCTGCTGCAGCCGCTGCCCCTCCTGGTCAGTCAGTCTGCGCACACGGACAGGCTCAGCCACCGCGCCTCCAGCGGTCGGAACGGACGTCACCGCACATCCAACCGCCACGACCACCAACCCGGCGAACATAGGCGGTCAGAGCACTAGAGCCTGTCTTCAAAGGAGTCAGATCCACATCAGGAGTGATGCGATGGTGAGGGCTGCCTCATACGATTCACGGGTCTTGTCGTAGCGGGTGGCGATGGCCCGGTACTGCTTCAACGCGTTGAAGCAACGCTCGACGACGTTGCGCTGTTTGTAGCGTTCCTTGTCGAAGGCAGGTGGTCTACCGCCGTTGCTGCCGCGTCGGCGGCGGTTGACCTGCTGGTCCGAACGTTCGGGAATGGTGTGCGGGATTCCGTGTTTCCGCAGGTAGCTGCGTATGTGTCGCGTGCTGTATCCCTTGTCGCCCAGGAGATGTTCGGGCCGAGTACGCGGTCGTCCCGGTCCCGTGCGCCGGACTTTGATCCGCGCGAGTACTTGCTCGAACTGGGTGCAATCGTTGACGTTGCCACCCGTGACGAGGAAGCCGAGCGGGCGTCCGCGGCCGTCGCAGGCGAGGTGGATTTTCGTGGTCAGTCCGCCACGGGATCGTCCGAGGGCGTGAGAGTGTGCCGATTCCGCTGGGGCCGCCCTTTTTTACGAGCACCTGCCGCGTGTTGGTGAGCGCGGGCAATCGTGGAATCCACCGACACCAGCCAGTCGATGTCCCCGACTGCATCCTTGCGGGCCTGGGCCGCCTCCAGCATCCGCGAGAAGGTCCCATCCAACGCCCACCTGCGGAAACGCGTGTACAGCGTCCGCCAGGACCCATACCTCTCGGGCACATCACGCCAGGCCGAACCGGTCCGCAGCTTCCATACGATCCCGTTCAGCACCACCCGGTCATCCCGCCGAGGCCGCCCCGTCTCCGCCCTCGGAAGCAGCCTCGACAGCACATCCCACTCCTCATCCGAGAGCTCATGCCGCCGCACCATGCACTACATGATGCCCCATCAACTCCCTTTGAAGACAGGCCCTAGGGGCCACCCGCACGGGCGCAGGACCGTGACCCTCTGGGCCGGTGTGCGCTTGGGCGGCGCCACGCCCGGAGTCGGTGACCGGCCGGTCCCTCGGTCCGCTGCCGATCCGATTCTGAGAATCGGAGTTGTCCATCGCCGCCCTGTCTCAGACAAGTGTGGGCAGGCCGAGGCCGCGACCTGCAGTGCCCAGGTTTCCTGAAACGCTCTAGCCCGGAATGTCCCGTTCCAGGGTGGGCAGTTCGAGGTATGCCCAGGCGCCCTTGTATGGGGAGAGCCATGGAAAGGGGGGCGGCTCACGGTGACACGACAGCTGGTCGCTCTGCGCCACACAGAGGGCTATGCCCCGGTCACCCGCTCACAAGAGCCGCGGCCGCATCGGCATCCTTACCTCCTTCCCGCACCGAACTGAGCTCGATCGGGGAGGACGCGGTGCGACGGTCGGCTGCACAGGGTGGCGACGTTGGAGGGAGCCGGCCAGCAGATGCGGCAACATCACCACGCCCGCCGACTCACGCTGCCTCAGAGTGCGGGCCTCGGGGCCGCACCGGCGTGTCAGTGACCTTGGCCCGCCTCATTGCGATAGCCGGTTGAGGTGTCCAAGGTGCGCATGCGGCCCACCCAGAGTGGCCTGAGCTTACGGTCGCGTGCCGTCGATGCGCTCGAGCAGCATTTGCGCTTCGACGGTGCGGCTGTGGTCCGGACCGAAGGAGGCCAGGCAGGTATCGTGAGCGGCTACGGCCCGCAGACGCGCTTCGGGAGTGCGGCGCAACCCCAACAGGGCAGTGGCAAAGGCCAGTTCGACGGCACCCATGTCCGGATGGCGCTGGCTCTCGGGCAGAGCGCGGTACAGCTCGTCGGCCCCCTGCGCCTCAGCGAGGGCATCCTCGTGGCGGGCTTGGCCGTTGAGGCTGCGGGCCAGGCCGAGCCGCAGGACCAGGGACGCCCGGTCGAGTTCGCGATGGACGGCCAGCGCCTCGCGGGCGAGCGCCTCAGCCTCCTGGTGGCGCCCCTGCGCATTGAGGGCGAATACCAGTCCGTTGCGGGCGGCCGCCGTTACGAGTGCCATGTCCGGGCCTATACGGCGGCTCGCGGCCTCGGCGACGGCCGCACACTCTGCTTCGCACTCGGCGTACTGACCAAGCGAGGCCAGCTGCTGGGCGCGGTCCGAGCGCAGCTTCAGGGTCTGCCAGTGATGGGCTCCAAATATCCTTCTGAAGGCCGACAGCACCTCGTCGTACGTGACGACCGCCTCGGCGTGGCGGCCTTGGGCGCCCGTCGCGATCGCGGCGATGAACAGCGCCACCGCTGCGTACTCGTCGTCGCGTGGCCGCGACCGGGCCGCGGCGCGCGCTTCGGCCTCTGCTTCGGCGTAACGCCCGGCCTCGTAAAGCGATTTGGCCCGAGCCACCGGGGTTCCCGTCATGCGTCTGGCGTCGTCTCGGCCGCGCCGGAAGAATCTCATGGCCGGGAGCATACGGATGCTGCGCACGCTGCTCGGCGAAGGGCCAGGGTGCTGATTGGCGGCCCTTTTGTCCTAGAACCTGAGGTGCCGCACCCCTTTGCCCGGACTTCCGCGAGGCGTGGCATCTGCTGCCCAGAGAACTCCGAGACTGCCCACACTTCGCTGGGACAGGACAATCGTGCTCAGTCACACCCCTGTGACTGAGCACGCTACTTGGCGCCGATGGCCAACTAGCGTGCTCACCCACTCCGAACGTCCCTCGCGGCCCCAGGGAGTGCGGGAGTGCCCCGATCCCGACGAGCGTGACCTGCACAGC encodes the following:
- a CDS encoding PH domain-containing protein, which produces MAALAAIAMGGAAALGGPDANQWAAASACVGAGALFSAFGFLLRRVEAGPDGLRYRTVLRWHRLEWDEIVRLQEIQVMPNDKRQKTPNVRVEATLRSGEAVRLPVPWFGAVDAITFEGELRKLRAVRRRYTPSAH
- a CDS encoding MarR family transcriptional regulator, coding for MDDNQDDGHGRADRSGRGPHEPDSLRLVHLLRAVTVEFGLRQAEFAARNAMHSTDVRALICLLDAVRAGEPATAGLLGARLGLNSAGTTAVIDRLERLGHVARVRDDRDRRRVLLRVEPEAIRLGQEFFGPVIDGLLGVLDSFDPAERETVRRFLTAAHAVLSPEQDR
- a CDS encoding tetratricopeptide repeat protein produces the protein MRFFRRGRDDARRMTGTPVARAKSLYEAGRYAEAEAEARAAARSRPRDDEYAAVALFIAAIATGAQGRHAEAVVTYDEVLSAFRRIFGAHHWQTLKLRSDRAQQLASLGQYAECEAECAAVAEAASRRIGPDMALVTAAARNGLVFALNAQGRHQEAEALAREALAVHRELDRASLVLRLGLARSLNGQARHEDALAEAQGADELYRALPESQRHPDMGAVELAFATALLGLRRTPEARLRAVAAHDTCLASFGPDHSRTVEAQMLLERIDGTRP
- a CDS encoding alpha/beta fold hydrolase, producing the protein MSVIVPGSFRTAYDEVLSRWPGPVDRADLPTPYGVTRVNSCGPATAPPLVLLPGGGATSTVWGACAAAGLARRYRVHGVDLMGDPGFSVPQPGRPAGSVDDLAGWLDAVLDGIGSAGPDAGPVLLGGHSYGAWITAHYAAQRAERVAGLVLLDPTQVFTGLSPGYVLRALPMLARPTPGRIRSFLAWESGGVALDTAWLRLQEESAGFPAVRPVTGPRPDPAPLRELPVRVLLAGRARCHDPGRVSRAVAEVLPGARTEVLPGVSHHAFPLAAADQIARRLDAWT
- a CDS encoding IS630 family transposase, whose amino-acid sequence is MAEPVRVRRLTDQEGQRLQQIVRRGSTSSVRYRRAMMLLASAGGNRVPVIAQLVQADEDTVRDVIHRFNEIGLACLDPRWAGGRPRLLSSDDEDFVVQTATTRPAKLGQPFTRWSLRKLVAYLRKKHGRMIRIGREALRSLLARRGVTFQRTKTGKESPDPDREAKLDRIEEVLDRFPDRVFAFDEFGPLGIRPTAGSGWAERKRPDRVPATYHRTHGVRYFHGCYSVGDDRLWGVNRRRKGAANTLAALKSIRAARPDGAPIYLIMDNLSAHKGADIRRWAKKHKVELCFTPTYASWANPIEAHFGPLRQFTIANSNYPNHPVQTRALHAYLRWRNANARHHDVLAAERKERARIRSEKGIRWGGRPLTTAA
- a CDS encoding IS5 family transposase (programmed frameshift), with product MVRRHELSDEEWDVLSRLLPRAETGRPRRDDRVVLNGIVWKLRTGSAWRDVPERYGSWRTLYTRFRRWALDGTFSRMLEAAQARKDAVGDIDWLVSVDSTIARAHQHAAGARKKGRPQRKSAHSHALGRSRGGLTTKIHLACDGRGRPLGFLVTGGNVNDCTQFEQVLARIKVRRTGPGRPRTRPEHLLGDKGYSTRHIRSYLRKHGIPHTIPERSDQQVNRRRRGSNGGRPPAFDKERYKQRNVVERCFNALKQYRAIATRYDKTRESYEAALTIASLLMWI